One Myotis daubentonii chromosome 3, mMyoDau2.1, whole genome shotgun sequence genomic window carries:
- the C3H1orf159 gene encoding uncharacterized protein C1orf159 homolog isoform X4 codes for MALPRAVLLAGLLAEVASKSSDSVGQQSRCCVDVVDANTTCPGASLCGPGCFRRWNADGSASCVRCRNGTHSSSECRGLAGQGTPSPENRSTGTPGRPSPGGPRVAASLFLGTFLVSSGLILAVAGLFYLKRSSKLPRLCYGRNRAPALQPSEAAAMISPPQSSVRKPRYVRRERPSDRDAGPPAASLVEARVSNV; via the exons ATGGCGCTCCCGCGCGCCGTCCTCCTGGCCGGCCTCCTGGCGGAAGTTGCCAGCAAGTCCTCGGACAGCGTG GGCCAGCAGTCCAGGTGCTGTGTGGACGTGGTGGACGCCAACACCACCTGCCCCGGCGCGAGCCTGTGTGGCCCAG GCTGCTTCAGGCGCTGGAACGCGGACGGGAGCGCCAGCTGCGTGCGGTGCAGGAACGGGACCCACAGCAGCTCCGAGTGCAGAGGCC TGGCTGGCCAGGGCACACCGTCCCCCGAAAACAGGAGCACAGGGACGCCTGGGCGGCCGAGTCCCG GGGGCCCTCGAGTGGCAGCCTCGCTCTTCCTGGGGACCTTCCTGGTGAGCTCCGGCCTCATCCTCGCCGTGGCCGGGCTCTTCTACCTCAAGCGCAGCAGTAAACTGCCCCGGCTCTGCTACGGGAGGAACAGAG CCCCCGCCCTGCAGCCCAGCGAAGCC GCCGCGATGATCTCCCCGCCGCAGTCCTCAG TGCGGAAGCCGCGCTACGTCAGGCGGGAGCGGCCCTCGGACAGGGACGCCGGCCCCCCTGCCGCCTCCTTGGTGGAGGCCCGGGTTAGCAACGTCTGA
- the C3H1orf159 gene encoding uncharacterized protein C1orf159 homolog isoform X3 yields MALPRAVLLAGLLAEVASKSSDSVGQQSRCCVDVVDANTTCPGASLCGPGCFRRWNADGSASCVRCRNGTHSSSECRGLAGQGTPSPENRSTGTPGRPSPGGPRVAASLFLGTFLVSSGLILAVAGLFYLKRSSKLPRLCYGRNRAPALQPSEAVSHACARVCPRVCPSAGTPSLTVLSFQGRDDLPAAVLSAEAALRQAGAALGQGRRPPCRLLGGGPG; encoded by the exons ATGGCGCTCCCGCGCGCCGTCCTCCTGGCCGGCCTCCTGGCGGAAGTTGCCAGCAAGTCCTCGGACAGCGTG GGCCAGCAGTCCAGGTGCTGTGTGGACGTGGTGGACGCCAACACCACCTGCCCCGGCGCGAGCCTGTGTGGCCCAG GCTGCTTCAGGCGCTGGAACGCGGACGGGAGCGCCAGCTGCGTGCGGTGCAGGAACGGGACCCACAGCAGCTCCGAGTGCAGAGGCC TGGCTGGCCAGGGCACACCGTCCCCCGAAAACAGGAGCACAGGGACGCCTGGGCGGCCGAGTCCCG GGGGCCCTCGAGTGGCAGCCTCGCTCTTCCTGGGGACCTTCCTGGTGAGCTCCGGCCTCATCCTCGCCGTGGCCGGGCTCTTCTACCTCAAGCGCAGCAGTAAACTGCCCCGGCTCTGCTACGGGAGGAACAGAG CCCCCGCCCTGCAGCCCAGCGAAGCCGTAAGTCACGCCTGTGCCCGTGTCTGTCCCCGTGTCTGTCCCTCCGCGGGCACCCCCAGTCTCACTGTCCTCTCCTTTCAAGGCCGCGATGATCTCCCCGCCGCAGTCCTCAG TGCGGAAGCCGCGCTACGTCAGGCGGGAGCGGCCCTCGGACAGGGACGCCGGCCCCCCTGCCGCCTCCTTGGTGGAGGCCCGGGTTAG
- the C3H1orf159 gene encoding uncharacterized protein C1orf159 homolog isoform X2 produces MALPRAVLLAGLLAEVASKSSDSVGQQSRCCVDVVDANTTCPGASLCGPGCFRRWNADGSASCVRCRNGTHSSSECRGRGPRVAASLFLGTFLVSSGLILAVAGLFYLKRSSKLPRLCYGRNRAPALQPSEACGSRATSGGSGPRTGTPAPLPPPWWRPGLATSDRLAVTAPARPTDRPPTRPTAMEGPPRAGGAPEAWTRPDSALSPSGRRDWPPASLLRCCVLPAAAQPHGPQQAPGTGREPAGRAWASGETRDRQAAPCYRAGRTLCPRSPGVSTFEGTFGDRALDRP; encoded by the exons ATGGCGCTCCCGCGCGCCGTCCTCCTGGCCGGCCTCCTGGCGGAAGTTGCCAGCAAGTCCTCGGACAGCGTG GGCCAGCAGTCCAGGTGCTGTGTGGACGTGGTGGACGCCAACACCACCTGCCCCGGCGCGAGCCTGTGTGGCCCAG GCTGCTTCAGGCGCTGGAACGCGGACGGGAGCGCCAGCTGCGTGCGGTGCAGGAACGGGACCCACAGCAGCTCCGAGTGCAGAGGCC GGGGCCCTCGAGTGGCAGCCTCGCTCTTCCTGGGGACCTTCCTGGTGAGCTCCGGCCTCATCCTCGCCGTGGCCGGGCTCTTCTACCTCAAGCGCAGCAGTAAACTGCCCCGGCTCTGCTACGGGAGGAACAGAG CCCCCGCCCTGCAGCCCAGCGAAGCC TGCGGAAGCCGCGCTACGTCAGGCGGGAGCGGCCCTCGGACAGGGACGCCGGCCCCCCTGCCGCCTCCTTGGTGGAGGCCCGGGTTAGCAACGTCTGACAGGCTCGCCGTCACTGCGCCCGCCCGCCCGACCGACCGACCACCCACCCGACCGACCGCCATGGAGGGGCCGCCCCGGGCAGGCGGTGCCCCTGAGGCCTGGACTCGCCCGGACTCGGCTCTCAGCCCCAGCGGCCGGCGCGATTGGCCTCCAGCCAGCCTCCTGCGCTGCTGCGTCCTGCCCGCAGCCGCTCAGCCCCACGGACCACAGCAGGCGCCCGGGACTGGCCGGGAGCCCGCTGGGAGGGCCTGGGCCTCAGGAGAGACGAGAGATCGCCAGGCTGCTCCCTGCTACCGTGCCGGCCGGACGCTCTGCCCTCGGAGCCCAGGGGTCAGCACCTTCGAAGGCACCTTCGGGGACAGGGCCTTGGACCGGCCCTGA
- the RNF223 gene encoding RING finger protein 223 — protein sequence MSSRQQVWHTAMPPPSLSSPTSPVPRSPSSVSGARSPGSVSNPRSPGSVSGLRSPGSVSNPRSPGSVSNPRSPGSVSGLRSPGTPCSEKVASPLECSICFSGYDNIFKTPKELSCTHVFCLECLARLAAAQPAGRPGSEAVPCPFCRQPTTVPADGAPALPTSRQLQAKMPAHLRREEPVWLEGTKLCCCLPPSAPGPATPGFVCVDVGLSKPAEPAVPMPSPSPTGRRRGRLARCWARCGDWKRLALITALLLALFCVVLWPVQCALRTGSLHCLTRPPPSAAPATVTYPATFPLGPLADD from the coding sequence ATGTCATCACGCCAGCAGGTGTGGCACACGGCCATGCCGCCCCCCAGCCTGAGCAGCCCCACGTCCCCTGTGCCCAGATCCCCCAGCTCAGTCAGTGGCGCCAGGTCCCCCGGCTCGGTCAGCAACCCCAGGTCCCCCGGCTCGGTcagcggcctcaggtcccccggctcGGTCAGCAACCCCAGGTCCCCCGGCTCGGTCAGCAACCCCAGGTCCCCCGGCTCGGTcagcggcctcaggtcccctgggaCCCCCTGCTCGGAGAAGGTGGCCTCCCCGCTGGAGTGCTCCATCTGCTTCTCGGGCTACGACAACATCTTCAAGACGCCCAAGGAGCTGTCCTGCACCCATGTCTTCTGCTTGGAGTGCCTGGCACGgctggcggctgcccagccagcTGGCCGGCCCGGCAGTGAGGCTGTGCCCTGCCCGTTCTGCCGGCAGCCCACCACCGTGCCCGCCGACGGGGCCCCCGCACTGCCCACCAGCCGCCAGCTGCAGGCCAAGATGCCGGCGCACCTGCGGCGGGAGGAGCCCGTGTGGCTGGAGGGCACCAAGCTGTGCTgctgcctcccaccctctgcgCCCGGCCCGGCGACGCCCGGCTTTGTGTGCGTGGACGTGGGCCTGAGCAAGCCCGCTGAGCCCGCGGTGCccatgcccagccccagccccaccggCCGCCGCCGGGGCCGCCTCGCCCGCTGCTGGGCCCGCTGCGGGGACTGGAAGCGCCTGGCGCTCATCACGGCGCTGCTGCTGGCGCTCTTCTGCGTGGTGCTCTGGCCTGTGCAGTGCGCGCTCAGGACCGGGAGTCTGCACTGCCTGACCCGGCCGCCCCCCAGTGCCGCGCCGGCCACCGTCACCTACCCAGCCACCTTCCCTCTCGGGCCCCTGGCCGATGACTAG
- the C3H1orf159 gene encoding uncharacterized protein C1orf159 homolog isoform X1 — protein MALPRAVLLAGLLAEVASKSSDSVGQQSRCCVDVVDANTTCPGASLCGPGCFRRWNADGSASCVRCRNGTHSSSECRGLAGQGTPSPENRSTGTPGRPSPGGPRVAASLFLGTFLVSSGLILAVAGLFYLKRSSKLPRLCYGRNRAPALQPSEACGSRATSGGSGPRTGTPAPLPPPWWRPGLATSDRLAVTAPARPTDRPPTRPTAMEGPPRAGGAPEAWTRPDSALSPSGRRDWPPASLLRCCVLPAAAQPHGPQQAPGTGREPAGRAWASGETRDRQAAPCYRAGRTLCPRSPGVSTFEGTFGDRALDRP, from the exons ATGGCGCTCCCGCGCGCCGTCCTCCTGGCCGGCCTCCTGGCGGAAGTTGCCAGCAAGTCCTCGGACAGCGTG GGCCAGCAGTCCAGGTGCTGTGTGGACGTGGTGGACGCCAACACCACCTGCCCCGGCGCGAGCCTGTGTGGCCCAG GCTGCTTCAGGCGCTGGAACGCGGACGGGAGCGCCAGCTGCGTGCGGTGCAGGAACGGGACCCACAGCAGCTCCGAGTGCAGAGGCC TGGCTGGCCAGGGCACACCGTCCCCCGAAAACAGGAGCACAGGGACGCCTGGGCGGCCGAGTCCCG GGGGCCCTCGAGTGGCAGCCTCGCTCTTCCTGGGGACCTTCCTGGTGAGCTCCGGCCTCATCCTCGCCGTGGCCGGGCTCTTCTACCTCAAGCGCAGCAGTAAACTGCCCCGGCTCTGCTACGGGAGGAACAGAG CCCCCGCCCTGCAGCCCAGCGAAGCC TGCGGAAGCCGCGCTACGTCAGGCGGGAGCGGCCCTCGGACAGGGACGCCGGCCCCCCTGCCGCCTCCTTGGTGGAGGCCCGGGTTAGCAACGTCTGACAGGCTCGCCGTCACTGCGCCCGCCCGCCCGACCGACCGACCACCCACCCGACCGACCGCCATGGAGGGGCCGCCCCGGGCAGGCGGTGCCCCTGAGGCCTGGACTCGCCCGGACTCGGCTCTCAGCCCCAGCGGCCGGCGCGATTGGCCTCCAGCCAGCCTCCTGCGCTGCTGCGTCCTGCCCGCAGCCGCTCAGCCCCACGGACCACAGCAGGCGCCCGGGACTGGCCGGGAGCCCGCTGGGAGGGCCTGGGCCTCAGGAGAGACGAGAGATCGCCAGGCTGCTCCCTGCTACCGTGCCGGCCGGACGCTCTGCCCTCGGAGCCCAGGGGTCAGCACCTTCGAAGGCACCTTCGGGGACAGGGCCTTGGACCGGCCCTGA